The proteins below come from a single Spiroplasma endosymbiont of Atherix ibis genomic window:
- a CDS encoding ABC transporter permease → MKSTNWNVFKIIFSMQVSNYKKDLFVIFSGWIVTILTLFIWLAFKNAGTGANDKGLRVDDFIVASAIGMSIIRNCLYNFVKTLFDFKSTLFFEKLFSTSISKTFIFFIIILFNQLVNILVAVFMFAISMIFVEQRVLLLNINWFIFLLGFFLMAISSNLLALVIVFVIKKVEWALVIANIFYFLPVFLLGLGVPWSLLENNKPIMILGFFLPQRYFLNIMASGWVGDIHMQKNQFGYGGNYWIAYIVSIAIIVILTLIIIYIFIKKFEYENKKFQKYQSMMKHMAIIYSIKKENSIEELNEIMKVKELTQEIKQQKKILRSKEKNAKKE, encoded by the coding sequence ATGAAATCAACTAATTGAAATGTATTCAAAATTATATTTTCAATGCAAGTTTCAAATTATAAAAAAGATTTATTTGTAATTTTTTCAGGTTGAATAGTTACAATACTTACTCTTTTTATTTGATTAGCTTTTAAAAATGCTGGTACAGGAGCAAATGATAAAGGATTAAGAGTAGATGATTTTATTGTTGCAAGTGCTATTGGTATGAGTATTATTAGAAATTGTCTTTATAATTTTGTAAAAACATTATTTGATTTTAAATCTACATTATTTTTTGAAAAACTATTTTCAACTAGTATCTCCAAAACTTTTATATTTTTTATAATAATATTATTTAATCAATTAGTAAATATATTAGTAGCAGTTTTTATGTTTGCAATATCTATGATTTTTGTTGAACAAAGAGTTTTATTGTTAAATATTAATTGATTTATATTTTTATTAGGCTTCTTTTTAATGGCAATTTCATCTAATTTATTAGCTTTAGTTATTGTATTTGTTATAAAAAAAGTTGAGTGAGCTTTAGTAATTGCAAATATATTTTATTTTTTACCAGTATTTTTATTAGGTCTTGGTGTTCCTTGAAGTTTACTTGAAAATAATAAACCAATAATGATATTAGGTTTCTTTTTGCCTCAAAGATATTTTTTAAATATTATGGCATCAGGATGAGTTGGTGATATTCATATGCAAAAAAATCAATTTGGTTATGGAGGAAATTATTGAATAGCATATATTGTATCTATTGCAATTATAGTTATTTTAACTTTAATAATTATTTATATATTTATAAAAAAATTTGAGTATGAAAATAAGAAATTTCAAAAATATCAAAGTATGATGAAACATATGGCAATTATTTACAGTATTAAAAAAGAAAATTCAATTGAAGAATTAAACGAAATTATGAAGGTTAAAGAGTTAACCCAAGAAATTAAACAACAAAAGAAAATTTTAAGGAGTAAAGAGAAAAATGCTAAAAAAGAGTAA
- the ileS gene encoding isoleucine--tRNA ligase, giving the protein MEKNYKDTLLINQTSFDMKADLKTKEPEIQNTWKEKKIYNKKIEANKNKPIFILHDGPPYANGNIHVGHSLNKILKDFIVRWKNQIGYSSPYIMGWDTHGLPIETAITKTGVNRKTMSPVEFRNLCKEYALQQVANQSEQFRRFGIFTDYDCKYITLTDDFELSELKLFAKMVEKNLIYRDLKPIYWSPSSESALAEAEIEYAEIKSPTIFVACPIIENKDFKDTCLVIWTTTPWTIPSNQLIVLGEELEYVKLKPENDQRYFIIAKYLVESVSEQIGWENIKIIKIFKAKELTNITYQHPWFKNKTGFTVIGHHVTSEAGTGLVHIAGGFGEDDFEIVTKNNIKAFAPIDDEGKFDITIKDSRLEGVFYEDANKIIGTTLQEKGLLLKLKFVKHSYPHDWRTKKPVIYRATHQWFVGLSNVKKEIDKVIVKSVQTNPEWSKERLRNIIKDRNDWTISRQRLWGVPIIAFFDKEKQPHLTKEIVDFAIEVISKKGTNSWFELPADDFLPKQFRGLGWTKETDILDVWFDSGSSNLAIEQNFGLQRPYDVYLEGNDQYRGWFNSSMINSVIYDGKPAYKQLITHGMTNDEKGKKMSKSIGNTIDPLDIANDLGADILRLWVFSTDFTDDQRIGKDILKQVSESYRKIRNTIRFILSNLVDFDPKKDYQKELTDVDKFALNNLTLIKTKFFKTMENYSFNSGYKLINNYVANDLSAFYLDFIKDIIYVEAANSIRRRQVQTVMYEQLWALLDMLKPVLIHTVEEVYQHIQNIEKEESIHLLDLREQNFLQSEDFNSKWQSVLDLRDDVNEALEKARNEKVIKKGFEAVVSLELKPEFDFIKQITDLHQILIVNSIKFLDFKKQINSKVADVSVKLKQGLKCQRCWAIFDELKEDICQRCFDVIN; this is encoded by the coding sequence ATGGAAAAAAATTATAAAGATACTTTACTTATAAATCAAACAAGTTTTGATATGAAAGCAGATTTAAAAACAAAAGAACCAGAAATTCAAAATACTTGAAAAGAAAAGAAAATATATAACAAAAAAATTGAAGCAAATAAAAATAAACCAATTTTTATATTACATGATGGACCTCCATATGCAAATGGAAATATTCATGTAGGACATTCATTAAATAAAATTTTAAAGGATTTTATTGTTAGATGAAAAAATCAAATTGGTTATAGTTCACCATATATTATGGGGTGAGATACTCATGGTCTTCCAATTGAAACAGCAATTACAAAAACAGGTGTAAATAGAAAAACAATGTCACCTGTTGAGTTTAGAAATTTGTGTAAAGAGTATGCATTACAACAAGTTGCAAATCAATCAGAACAATTTAGAAGATTTGGTATTTTTACAGATTATGATTGCAAATATATTACACTTACAGATGATTTTGAGTTAAGTGAATTAAAATTATTTGCAAAAATGGTTGAAAAAAACTTAATTTATAGAGATTTAAAACCAATTTATTGATCACCTTCAAGTGAATCAGCATTAGCTGAAGCTGAAATTGAATATGCTGAAATTAAATCACCAACTATTTTTGTAGCTTGTCCAATTATAGAAAATAAAGATTTTAAAGATACTTGTTTAGTAATTTGAACAACAACACCATGAACAATTCCTTCAAATCAGTTAATTGTTTTGGGAGAAGAATTAGAATATGTTAAATTAAAACCTGAAAATGATCAAAGATACTTTATTATTGCAAAATATTTAGTTGAATCTGTAAGCGAACAAATTGGTTGAGAAAATATAAAAATTATTAAAATTTTTAAAGCAAAAGAATTAACAAATATAACATATCAACATCCTTGATTTAAAAATAAAACAGGATTTACAGTAATTGGACATCATGTTACAAGTGAAGCAGGAACAGGTTTAGTTCATATTGCTGGGGGATTTGGAGAAGATGACTTTGAAATTGTTACAAAAAATAATATTAAAGCTTTTGCACCAATTGATGATGAAGGAAAGTTTGATATAACTATAAAAGATTCAAGATTAGAAGGAGTTTTTTATGAAGATGCTAACAAAATCATAGGAACTACTTTACAAGAAAAGGGTTTATTATTAAAATTAAAATTTGTAAAACATTCATATCCACATGATTGAAGAACAAAAAAACCAGTTATTTATAGAGCAACTCATCAATGATTTGTTGGTCTATCAAATGTAAAAAAAGAAATTGATAAAGTTATTGTTAAGAGTGTTCAAACAAATCCAGAGTGATCAAAAGAAAGATTGAGAAATATTATTAAAGATAGAAATGATTGAACTATTTCTCGTCAAAGACTTTGAGGTGTTCCAATTATAGCTTTTTTTGATAAAGAAAAACAACCTCATTTAACAAAAGAAATTGTTGATTTTGCAATTGAAGTAATATCTAAAAAAGGTACAAATTCATGATTTGAATTACCAGCAGATGATTTTTTACCAAAACAGTTTAGAGGACTTGGCTGAACTAAAGAAACAGATATTCTTGATGTTTGATTTGATTCAGGAAGTTCAAATTTGGCAATAGAACAAAATTTTGGTTTGCAAAGACCATATGATGTTTATTTAGAAGGAAATGATCAATATAGAGGATGATTTAACTCATCTATGATTAATTCTGTAATATATGATGGAAAGCCTGCCTATAAGCAATTAATTACTCATGGTATGACAAATGATGAAAAAGGTAAAAAAATGTCTAAATCAATTGGAAATACAATTGATCCATTAGATATAGCAAATGATTTAGGAGCAGATATATTAAGACTTTGAGTGTTTTCAACTGATTTTACAGATGATCAAAGAATAGGAAAAGATATATTAAAGCAAGTATCAGAATCATATAGAAAAATTAGAAATACAATTAGATTTATATTATCTAATTTAGTTGATTTTGATCCTAAAAAAGATTATCAAAAAGAATTAACAGATGTTGATAAATTTGCTTTAAACAATTTAACATTGATAAAAACAAAATTTTTTAAAACTATGGAAAATTATTCATTTAATAGTGGTTATAAATTAATAAATAACTATGTAGCAAATGATCTATCAGCATTTTATCTAGATTTTATAAAAGATATTATTTATGTTGAAGCTGCAAATTCAATAAGAAGAAGACAAGTACAAACAGTCATGTATGAGCAACTTTGAGCATTACTAGATATGTTAAAACCAGTTTTAATTCATACTGTTGAAGAAGTTTATCAACATATTCAAAATATTGAAAAAGAAGAATCAATTCACTTATTAGATTTAAGAGAGCAAAATTTCTTACAATCAGAGGATTTTAACTCTAAATGACAAAGTGTTTTAGATTTACGTGATGATGTAAACGAAGCGTTAGAAAAAGCAAGAAATGAAAAAGTAATAAAAAAAGGATTTGAAGCAGTTGTAAGTTTAGAATTAAAACCAGAGTTTGATTTTATTAAGCAAATTACTGATTTACATCAAATTCTAATTGTCAATTCAATTAAATTTTTAGACTTTAAAAAACAAATAAATTCTAAGGTTGCAGATGTTAGTGTAAAATTAAAACAAGGACTGAAGTGCCAAAGATGTTGAGCTATTTTTGATGAATTAAAAGAAGATATTTGTCAAAGATGTTTTGATGTAATTAATTAA
- a CDS encoding signal peptidase II: MKDFVFNIKSYLKDYNYIWKYKLVWCLPFILFLVILDLISKAIVADKMVLDGAAVKFIPNFIGFQYVINPGAAYGMNAEKIGLTISIASLVTLFLIGIFIFIKNKYWLIPINLMVAGSFANLLGRAWAPATNNGVKGGVIDFLKFEFSFFGSDSYIFNLADAWVSIAVGVIILILIIYAILEIIELVMRKKDKNKYEFYFDIKNRKQVLFEVYYQKLNIKKEDKMTYNQYLKSNQELSREWKEYKKKE; encoded by the coding sequence ATGAAAGACTTTGTATTTAACATTAAGTCATATTTAAAAGATTATAATTATATATGAAAATATAAATTAGTATGATGTTTGCCATTCATACTTTTTTTAGTAATTTTAGATTTAATAAGTAAAGCTATTGTTGCTGATAAAATGGTATTAGATGGAGCAGCAGTTAAATTTATTCCTAATTTCATAGGTTTTCAATATGTAATAAATCCTGGAGCTGCTTATGGTATGAACGCAGAAAAAATAGGTTTAACAATTTCAATAGCTTCACTTGTAACATTATTTTTAATAGGAATATTTATTTTTATAAAGAATAAATACTGATTAATACCAATTAATTTAATGGTTGCAGGAAGTTTTGCAAATTTATTAGGTAGAGCTTGAGCGCCAGCTACTAATAATGGTGTAAAAGGGGGAGTTATTGACTTTCTTAAATTTGAATTTAGTTTTTTTGGATCAGATAGTTATATTTTCAATTTAGCAGATGCATGAGTTTCAATTGCAGTAGGAGTAATTATACTTATATTAATTATTTATGCTATTTTAGAAATTATAGAACTTGTAATGCGCAAAAAAGATAAAAATAAATATGAATTTTATTTTGATATTAAAAATAGAAAACAAGTTCTTTTTGAAGTATATTATCAAAAATTAAATATTAAAAAAGAAGATAAAATGACATACAATCAATATTTAAAAAGTAATCAAGAGCTTTCAAGAGAATGAAAAGAATACAAAAAAAAGGAGTAA
- a CDS encoding NAD(P)-dependent oxidoreductase, with protein MKVFLYGVQEIEQSIFNKANEKFNYELTFTDKLLKPETIEMAKGHDVVVLMVNCNADKKALQQFKDYGINILLTRTVGTNHIDIETLKKLEFKSGRVPSYSPNAVSDLAFSTGMALLKNIFLMYDNFKNQNFFVYPNTISKEARLSTIGILGTGRIGLETAKVWKGTGAKVLGYDPYPNKDAEDILTYVELDEILKQSDLITIHLPYIPGVNKHFINKEKIEKMKDGVILVNTSRGELFDLEAITEALRTNKIKGLSLDVVENETDLFFNKWNYNMPNSTYKALVTEFNSRVIITPHIAYFTYEAVKNMADTTFTNLHQILITGICDNSID; from the coding sequence ATGAAAGTATTTTTATATGGAGTTCAAGAAATTGAACAATCAATATTTAACAAAGCTAATGAAAAATTTAATTATGAATTAACATTTACAGACAAATTATTAAAGCCTGAAACTATAGAAATGGCAAAAGGTCATGATGTAGTTGTTCTAATGGTTAACTGCAATGCAGATAAAAAAGCTTTACAACAATTTAAAGATTATGGTATCAATATTTTGTTGACAAGAACTGTTGGAACTAATCATATCGATATTGAGACACTAAAAAAACTGGAATTTAAAAGTGGGCGTGTACCAAGTTATTCACCAAATGCTGTTAGCGATCTTGCATTTTCAACAGGAATGGCTTTATTAAAAAATATTTTTTTAATGTATGATAATTTTAAAAATCAAAACTTTTTTGTATATCCAAACACTATTTCAAAAGAAGCAAGATTATCAACAATAGGTATACTTGGAACTGGACGCATTGGTTTAGAAACAGCTAAAGTTTGAAAAGGAACAGGAGCTAAAGTTTTAGGTTATGATCCATATCCTAACAAAGATGCTGAAGATATTTTGACATATGTAGAATTAGATGAAATATTAAAACAATCTGATTTAATTACAATACACCTTCCTTACATTCCAGGAGTGAACAAACACTTTATTAATAAAGAAAAAATAGAAAAAATGAAAGATGGTGTAATACTTGTTAATACTTCACGTGGTGAATTGTTTGATTTAGAAGCAATAACTGAAGCATTAAGAACAAATAAAATTAAAGGTCTTTCATTAGATGTAGTTGAAAATGAAACTGATTTATTTTTTAATAAATGAAATTATAATATGCCGAACTCTACTTATAAAGCTTTAGTAACTGAATTTAATTCACGTGTAATTATTACTCCGCATATTGCTTATTTCACTTATGAAGCAGTCAAAAATATGGCTGATACAACATTTACAAATTTACATCAAATTTTAATAACAGGAATTTGTGATAATTCAATTGATTAG
- a CDS encoding MurR/RpiR family transcriptional regulator translates to MKIISLEENKLNSTEGSILKLINTNPDFFCSHSIQEVSKKSNVSPSTMTRVCKKLGFKSFKSTQMFVYEKSRMQSGYYKLEENNTINDIVHNVRGAAIYTINETLNSINLEEIEKISKKIYSSKRVIIFGLEQQQISASSFVLNLSRINIIAQNVSNIHNYVQITIFFDEHDFVIFVTRTGWTKEIIELIKWTYNKNIPILVLTADKEITKENLEKEIDTNKIHMIETQTISNDKIKYPSISSVPGEMIIFDLIFNIIVSQNEEFREKFKKTAEISLNWNFEGKF, encoded by the coding sequence ATGAAAATAATTAGTTTAGAAGAAAATAAATTAAACTCAACTGAAGGATCTATACTTAAATTAATTAATACTAATCCAGATTTTTTTTGTAGTCATTCAATTCAAGAAGTTTCAAAAAAAAGTAATGTGAGTCCTTCAACAATGACAAGGGTTTGTAAAAAGTTAGGTTTTAAATCATTTAAATCAACTCAAATGTTTGTTTATGAAAAATCACGTATGCAAAGTGGCTATTATAAATTAGAAGAAAATAATACTATTAATGACATAGTTCACAATGTTAGAGGAGCTGCAATTTATACAATAAATGAAACTTTAAATAGTATTAATTTAGAAGAAATTGAAAAAATTTCAAAAAAAATTTATTCTTCTAAAAGAGTAATAATATTTGGTTTAGAACAACAACAAATTAGTGCTAGTTCTTTTGTTTTAAATTTATCAAGAATAAATATAATAGCTCAAAATGTTTCAAATATTCATAATTATGTTCAAATAACTATTTTTTTTGATGAACATGACTTTGTAATTTTTGTTACAAGAACAGGTTGAACAAAGGAAATAATTGAATTAATTAAGTGAACTTATAATAAAAATATTCCAATATTAGTTTTAACAGCAGATAAAGAAATTACAAAAGAGAATTTAGAAAAAGAAATAGATACTAATAAAATTCATATGATTGAAACTCAAACAATAAGTAATGATAAAATTAAATATCCTTCAATATCTTCAGTTCCAGGCGAAATGATTATATTTGACTTAATATTTAATATAATTGTTAGTCAAAATGAAGAATTTAGAGAAAAATTCAAAAAAACAGCTGAAATATCATTAAATTGAAATTTTGAGGGCAAATTTTAA
- a CDS encoding dCMP deaminase family protein, which translates to MKKRKDYIDWDTYFLAMVQLNAMRSKDPVTQVGCVIINDLKQVLSTGYNGLPRGLDDNNYPWSREGDFEKTKYPYIVHAELNAILSSKESVRGGTIYTNLFPCNECSKSIIQSGIKKIIYSCDKYDKTIENKIAKKMLKDAKVELVFKKAVKISLYTH; encoded by the coding sequence ATGAAGAAAAGAAAAGATTATATAGATTGAGACACATATTTTTTAGCAATGGTTCAACTTAATGCAATGAGAAGTAAAGATCCAGTCACTCAAGTTGGATGTGTTATTATAAATGATTTAAAACAAGTTCTTTCAACTGGTTATAATGGTTTGCCAAGAGGATTAGATGATAATAATTATCCTTGATCAAGAGAAGGAGACTTTGAAAAAACAAAATATCCTTATATTGTACATGCAGAATTAAATGCTATTTTATCTTCAAAAGAATCTGTAAGAGGAGGTACTATATATACAAATTTATTTCCTTGTAATGAATGTTCAAAAAGTATTATTCAATCAGGAATTAAAAAAATAATATACTCTTGTGATAAATATGATAAAACAATAGAAAATAAAATAGCAAAAAAAATGCTCAAAGATGCAAAAGTTGAATTAGTTTTTAAAAAAGCAGTTAAAATTTCATTATATACTCATTAA
- the rnhC gene encoding ribonuclease HIII: MNSKSFKKVNEETINKILNENQNFLYTSKNSSIKYLFKLPYGLVISIYKTNTILLQGEQINEFANKYFLKTENNKNNPTLIKKIIELPNIGCDEVGVGDFFGPLITCCAFVEKDFMQKYSSLIKEIVDSKKIKDSKIINLFEKIKDKVTWEIYVLDNSNYNKAYNIYKNTHKLKAICHNQSLKKLFKNNVNLKNKQIIMDQFVDEKNYYKYLQDQKVVINNIYFETKAESKYISVACASIISRYHFLKEIKKLEREYQVKLPLGASNYVKNYVNKYKIEKKSEVEKFTKLHFNSKI, translated from the coding sequence ATGAATAGTAAAAGTTTTAAAAAAGTAAATGAAGAAACAATAAATAAAATTCTTAATGAAAATCAAAACTTTTTATATACTTCTAAAAATTCAAGTATAAAATATTTATTTAAACTTCCATACGGACTTGTAATTAGTATTTACAAAACAAATACAATTTTATTACAAGGTGAACAAATCAATGAATTTGCAAATAAATATTTTTTAAAAACTGAAAATAATAAAAATAATCCTACTTTAATAAAAAAAATAATAGAATTACCAAATATTGGCTGTGATGAAGTTGGAGTTGGAGATTTTTTTGGACCTTTAATAACTTGTTGTGCTTTTGTTGAAAAAGATTTCATGCAAAAATATAGTTCTTTAATAAAAGAAATAGTTGATTCAAAAAAAATAAAGGATTCAAAAATAATCAATTTATTTGAAAAAATAAAAGATAAAGTAACTTGAGAAATTTATGTACTTGATAATTCAAATTATAATAAAGCTTATAATATTTATAAAAATACTCATAAATTAAAAGCAATTTGTCATAATCAGTCTTTAAAAAAATTATTTAAAAATAATGTAAATTTGAAAAATAAACAAATAATAATGGATCAATTTGTAGATGAAAAAAATTACTATAAATATTTGCAAGATCAAAAAGTTGTAATTAACAATATATATTTTGAAACTAAAGCTGAATCAAAATATATATCAGTTGCTTGTGCAAGTATTATTTCAAGGTATCATTTTTTAAAAGAAATTAAAAAATTAGAAAGAGAATATCAAGTCAAATTACCTTTAGGAGCTAGCAATTATGTAAAAAACTACGTTAATAAATATAAAATAGAAAAAAAATCAGAAGTTGAAAAATTTACAAAATTGCATTTCAACAGTAAAATATAA
- a CDS encoding RluA family pseudouridine synthase — translation MEQLEIKIEHNSGRLDKFLADYLKNDYDFSRSYVQKLIESNDVLVNDQPVSVKYNLLNGDIIKISLKEPVELLAQAEDIEFDIVYEDKDLLVVNKPNGLVVHPAAGNPNGTLVNGLLFKIKDLSSIGGVLRPGIVHRLDKMTTGLMIVAKNDKSHKKLTEMLANNQIHKEYIALVHGIIEPNAGKINAPIGRHKGDRKKMTITDINSKHAITNFTVLERFENHTKISCIIETGRTHQIRVHMAYIKHPVVGDWLYAFKEDMKDEFGQYLHSYKLKFNHPITNEKIELISELPKQFNDKIIMFKRIGE, via the coding sequence ATGGAACAGTTAGAAATTAAAATAGAACATAATTCAGGAAGATTAGATAAGTTTTTAGCAGATTATTTAAAAAATGATTATGATTTTTCTAGAAGTTATGTTCAAAAATTAATTGAATCTAATGATGTTCTTGTAAATGATCAACCAGTTAGTGTTAAATATAATCTTTTAAATGGAGATATTATAAAAATTAGTTTAAAAGAACCAGTTGAATTATTAGCACAAGCTGAAGATATTGAATTTGACATAGTTTATGAAGACAAAGATTTATTAGTTGTTAATAAACCAAATGGACTTGTAGTTCATCCAGCTGCAGGAAATCCTAATGGAACTTTGGTAAATGGATTGTTATTTAAAATTAAAGATTTGTCTTCAATTGGTGGAGTATTGCGTCCTGGAATAGTTCATAGACTTGACAAAATGACAACAGGATTAATGATTGTTGCAAAAAATGATAAATCTCATAAGAAATTAACTGAAATGTTGGCAAATAATCAAATTCATAAAGAATATATAGCTTTGGTTCATGGCATTATAGAACCAAATGCTGGAAAAATTAATGCTCCGATTGGTCGTCATAAGGGTGATAGAAAAAAAATGACAATTACAGATATTAATTCAAAACATGCAATTACAAATTTTACAGTTTTAGAGCGTTTTGAAAATCATACAAAAATAAGTTGTATTATTGAAACTGGAAGAACACATCAAATTAGAGTTCATATGGCTTATATAAAGCATCCAGTTGTAGGAGATTGACTTTATGCTTTTAAAGAGGATATGAAAGATGAATTTGGTCAATATTTACACTCTTATAAACTTAAATTTAATCACCCAATAACAAATGAAAAAATTGAATTAATAAGTGAGTTACCAAAACAATTTAATGATAAAATCATTATGTTTAAGAGAATAGGTGAGTAG